From the Halorussus salinus genome, the window ACCGGTCGCCTAGAAGATACGACGAAATAATCCCTCACAAATTCAACTCAGAAGGCAAGAGTTAAACCGTGAGGGTCGTACACATGGAGAAAGATGGCGACAGTTACGCTGGACGACCTCACGAAGGAGTACTCGAACGGGCAGATTCTCGCGGTCGATGGCGTCGACCTCACCGTCGAGGACGGCGAGTTCGTCACCGTCGTCGGCCCCTCAGGCTGCGGGAAATCGACTACCCTGCGAATGATCGCCGGACTCGAACGACCGACCGACGGCCACATCCACGTCGGCGGCGAGGACGTGACCGACGTTCACGCGCGCAAGCGCGACGTGGCGATGGTGTTCCAAAACTACGCGCTCTACCCCCACAAGACCGTCAGGCAGAACATGGCCTTCGGACTGCGGATGAGTACCGACCTCTCGAAGGACGAGCGCCACGAGACGGTCCGCGAGACGGCCGAGATGATGGGCATCGAGGACCTGCTGGACCAGAAGCCCGACGAACTCTCCGGCGGCCAGAAACAGCGCGTCGCGTTGGGCCGAGCCATCGTCCGGGACCCCGACGCGTTCCTGTTCGACGAACCGCTCTCGAACCTCGACGCGAAGCTCCGGACCACGATGCGCACCGAGATTCAGCGCCTCCAGAACGAGTTGGAGACGACCTCCATCTACGTCACTCACGACCAAGAGGAGGCCATGACGATGGGCGACCGCATCGTCATCCTGAACGGCGGGCGACTCCAGCAGACCGGCGTCCCCAAGGAGGTGTACGACGACCCGGCGAACGAGTTCGTCGCCGGGTTCATCGGCTCGCCGAGCATGAACTTCCTGACCGTCGAAGTCGAGTCCGGCGGCGGGACGACCACGCTCGTCGGCCCCGACGGCTTCGAGTACGCGCTCGCCGACGAGCGCCTCCGGAACGCGGTCCGGGGCCACGACCGGGTTCGACTCGGCATCCGCCCCGAGGACGTGTCCGTATCGGGACCGGGCGGCGATTCCGTCGAGACCGAGGTCGAAGTCCTCGAACCGGTCGGGTCGGACAACTATCTGCACCTCGCGCTCGGCGACGAGTTCATCGCGCGGGTCCCCTCCGACGTGGAACCCGACCCCGGCGAAGCGATTCACGTCGCGTTCGACAGCACCGACCTCCACCTGTTCGACGCCGAGGAGGGCGACTCCCTCCTCTACGAGGCCGAGGAGTCGGCGGCCCCCACGCCCTGACCGCGCCGACGTATTTCGTCGTTCCGTCAGCAAACGCTGTCTCCTCTCGTCGTCAGCGTTACCAGTAGCTGACAATACGTTTTCTTTATCCAGACCAATGTACGTAAATAATATGATAGATTTGCTCAATTCGTGGTGCGGATTCAGCAAACATGCGAGCTTCGACTCAGTACTCCGGACTATCGAGTACGCGAGACGGCGTCGTCTCCCGGACGAACAGTAGGCCATCGAACGCCTCAGGAAGGACCCGAACTGCGTTGTGGGCCGCCTGTCCGTCCTTCTCGTTCTCAGACGGACCGTCGGGACCGTAGTAGACGGCTCCGAGCTTCCGCTTTGCCCGCGGCTCGGCAAGCCACTCATCGAGTCGGTCGTTCTCGCTGGCGGTGTCGAAGTCGAGGAATGCGAGGTTGCCACCGGCCGCGGCGAACACGCGAGTGATGGAGTCCGCTGGCGGCTCGTCGAGCGACCACGTAGTGAGTTCGCTCTCGGGAGTCAACTCGATGCCAATCGCGCGGAACGACCCACCGAGGAAGTCGAATCCGAGTGCGAAGTAGTCGTCACCGTATCGGTCCGCGAGATAGCTCCCCAGCGACGGGGCCGACTCCACTCGCGCGCCCGAGTTTACCGTCCGGCAGATGTGGCTGTCGTGTGCCCAGAGTACGGCGCGGTCGAGGGCCTCGTACTCCAGCACCCACGAGAGGTTCTCCGCCATCGCCTCGTCCCGGACAACCATCGAGGCTTGTTTCCCATCGGTCTCACGGGCCGTGCGGCGCTGCCGTGCCTGCTCGATAACGCGGAGACAGCGCCGGGCCATCACGGTTTCCCGTTCGCTGGTCGCCATCACGAACGCCTCCCTACGCTCCTCAAACGCAGTTCCGAGTCGGTCGAGCAGTTGCTCGGTCGCCTCGGGGTCGTGGTCGCTCATGTACTGGTCGTTGATGTCACCCTCGTCGTTCGTTGCGTCGAGGTCCGCCTGTAGTTCCTTTCGGAGGTCTGGGTCGGCGCTGGCGAGGAACTTGTCGAGGCGTTCGACCGCTCCGGTCGTATATTGAGCGTCGATACCGTAGAACCGAACCCGGTCGTCGAGCGGTCGCTCGGCGTTGAACTCACGGAGCCACTCCACGAACGCGAGTACGGATTCGGTCCGCCAAA encodes:
- a CDS encoding ABC transporter ATP-binding protein; this encodes MATVTLDDLTKEYSNGQILAVDGVDLTVEDGEFVTVVGPSGCGKSTTLRMIAGLERPTDGHIHVGGEDVTDVHARKRDVAMVFQNYALYPHKTVRQNMAFGLRMSTDLSKDERHETVRETAEMMGIEDLLDQKPDELSGGQKQRVALGRAIVRDPDAFLFDEPLSNLDAKLRTTMRTEIQRLQNELETTSIYVTHDQEEAMTMGDRIVILNGGRLQQTGVPKEVYDDPANEFVAGFIGSPSMNFLTVEVESGGGTTTLVGPDGFEYALADERLRNAVRGHDRVRLGIRPEDVSVSGPGGDSVETEVEVLEPVGSDNYLHLALGDEFIARVPSDVEPDPGEAIHVAFDSTDLHLFDAEEGDSLLYEAEESAAPTP
- a CDS encoding erythromycin esterase family protein, producing the protein MTDTTPTKESTTTDPAATDELAERLRRSGVNLTTTDPTADHADLDPVGDALADARIIGLGEATHGTREFFQLKHRIVRYLVEEQGLRLFAMEANLPETMALDNYVVHGEGDALEALAGTHFWVWRTESVLAFVEWLREFNAERPLDDRVRFYGIDAQYTTGAVERLDKFLASADPDLRKELQADLDATNDEGDINDQYMSDHDPEATEQLLDRLGTAFEERREAFVMATSERETVMARRCLRVIEQARQRRTARETDGKQASMVVRDEAMAENLSWVLEYEALDRAVLWAHDSHICRTVNSGARVESAPSLGSYLADRYGDDYFALGFDFLGGSFRAIGIELTPESELTTWSLDEPPADSITRVFAAAGGNLAFLDFDTASENDRLDEWLAEPRAKRKLGAVYYGPDGPSENEKDGQAAHNAVRVLPEAFDGLLFVRETTPSRVLDSPEY